CCATTTCTGTAATCATATTTAACGGGTTGATGGGAACCGGGGCAACTTATACCTCTTTGGTGATTGAAAGCATAACCATAGTGATTTATCTTTCCTATGGTTATTTGATGAGCAAAGTTTATATACTGGGCTTGTCTTATGTATGGTCAGCAGAGTTTATCTACTGGGTTTTGCTTGCTGTACCTGCCTGGATTTTTCTGCACTCTGAAAGATGGAAAAGGTTCGAGTTATAAAAAGATTTAACGGTTTAAGCTAAAGTCAGGAATTAATTGTTTTGTAACTTAGCAATTTCAAACCGATAATATACAATTAATCAACAAAGAAAATTGGAAGAACTATATCTTTCGGAAGAAGAACTTGAACTTGAGCAAGAAGACGATGAAAGGCAGTATGAACATTTCAGACTGACCATAGATCGGGGGCAATCGCCCTTGCGAATAGATAAGTTTTTATCTTTAAGGATGGAAAAAGCCAGTCGAAGCAGATTGCAAAATGCAGCGAAAGCAGGTGCAATTTTAGTCAATGGAATAGCAGTTAAACCTAATTATAAAGTAAAACCAAACGATGAAATTGCCATTATACTGCCCAAACCAATTCAGCAATACCGGCTGCTACCAGAGCCTATTCCGCTTCAGATTGTTTTTGAAGACGATTATCTGATGGTGATTAATAAACCCGCTGATTTGGTAGTTCATCCCGGTTGTGGCAATTATTCCGGCACACTCGTACATGGATTGTTACATCACTTTTCACAATTGCCGGTCAGTAAACATCATCGCGATGAAATTTCAGGCGAAGAGAACGCATTGCGTCCGGGACTTGTGCATCGCATTGATAAAAACACTTCCGGTTTACTGGTCATTGCAAAAACAGATTATTCACTGACTCATCTCGCAAAACAGTTTTTTGACCATACCGTAAAACGCCGTTATATCGCCTTAGTATGGGGAGATTTGGAAAATCAAACAGGAACCATAACCGGTAACATTGGGAGGGATAAACGACATCGTCAGGTTATGTCTGTTTATCCTGAAGGAGACTTTGGCAAACATGCGATTACTCACTACAGAGTATTGGAACGATTAGGCTACGTAACTTTAGTAGAATGTTCACTCGAAACAGGTAGAACCCATCAAATCAGGGTGCATTTCAGTTTTATTGGCCATCCTTTGTTTAACGACCCGGAATATGGTGGAAACCGGATTGTCAAAGGTACTATATACAACAAATACAAACAGTTTGTTGAAAACTGTTTTTCAATTCTGCCCCGTCAAGCACTTCATGCACAGGTTTTAGGTTTTAAACATCCTGAATCGGGAGAAGCATTATATTTTGAATCTCAATTGCCGAATGATATGGAACAGGTTTTGTTAAAATGGAGAAGATATATGGGTGCTATACAATCCAACACAGAACGGGAAGAAATTAGTGATGAAGATTTCGAATCATAAAATTTTCCTTTCCGTTCTTTTACTGCAATATTAGTTTGCCGCTACAAAACTTCCCGTTTTGAAAAGTAAGGTTGTAAAAATATAAACCACATGGTAAATAATCAGGCAGAACAAAAGTTTCTGTAGGATAAGTCTGGTTTAAAACAACTTTTCCATTCATATCTGTAACCTGTATTTGGGAAAAATTAGCAGGACCATTTTCTGTAATAAATTTGAAGTAAAAGGCTCTATTGCCAGGATTTGGATAAATGGTCAGTCCGCAATCTTTTTCACTGCCCTCTCTTTCAATTAAACTGGTCATAGTAGCATCAGGGGCTTGCATGGTTCTTGCATTTATTTTTAGCAAAAGACCGTCTGTTTTATGATTTCCGCTGCTTGCCCCGTTCCCATAGCTTCCGGTTTCACCTGTGATATAAAGATACTCTCCAAACAGGACTGCATCATGGGCAACATCTTTAAAAGCACCTCCCCAAAATAAAGTATCTGTCAAATTTCCTTCATCGTCATATTTAAGCACAAAAACATCATAGTCACCGCTACCATAACTCGAAGTACTTCCAACCACATATACCACACTATCACCGTCTGCCACAACAGATCTTGAATCCTCAGCACCTGAACCTCCCCAAAGTTTACTCCAAATTAAATCACCACTGCGGTTATATTTGTTAAGGTA
This is a stretch of genomic DNA from Sphingobacteriales bacterium. It encodes these proteins:
- a CDS encoding RluA family pseudouridine synthase; its protein translation is MEELYLSEEELELEQEDDERQYEHFRLTIDRGQSPLRIDKFLSLRMEKASRSRLQNAAKAGAILVNGIAVKPNYKVKPNDEIAIILPKPIQQYRLLPEPIPLQIVFEDDYLMVINKPADLVVHPGCGNYSGTLVHGLLHHFSQLPVSKHHRDEISGEENALRPGLVHRIDKNTSGLLVIAKTDYSLTHLAKQFFDHTVKRRYIALVWGDLENQTGTITGNIGRDKRHRQVMSVYPEGDFGKHAITHYRVLERLGYVTLVECSLETGRTHQIRVHFSFIGHPLFNDPEYGGNRIVKGTIYNKYKQFVENCFSILPRQALHAQVLGFKHPESGEALYFESQLPNDMEQVLLKWRRYMGAIQSNTEREEISDEDFES